In Streptomyces chartreusis, the following proteins share a genomic window:
- a CDS encoding alpha-galactosidase D, giving the protein MRSSSYSVMPARALRAVVVLALTAGVTAAVPAAQAETTTPPAATAGTEVAAKPYMGWTSWTMQSSKYPGLNPKGDYSYLSEANVIKQTDAMAAKLKKYGYEYVNIDAGWWMDWSWKSQFDEYGRQKADPVRFPSGMKAVADRIHSKGLKAGIYLPVGLEKGAYNDGKNPIWNAEGCTTGDIVYDDLRTTNGWDSAYKIDFSDPCAQKYIDSQAQMFADWGYDFLKLDGVGPGSFKNGDNYNNVADVAAWQKAIRTAGRPIHLELSWSLDYGHVADWKKYSNGWRIDTDVECYCNTLVTWENSVDDRWDDAPAWTDHAGPGGWNDLDSLNVGNGEMDGLTKAERQSYATLWAIAKSPLFTGDDITRLDSYGLSLLTNREVIAINQSSAPPAEPVTASDPQQVWAAKNPDGTYTVALFNLSDAPASVTANWQTLGFKGKAAVRDVWNKEGLGTYTDKITQALPAHGSRLFTVTPRGTDLAWTAYEAEAGSNTLSGNASVADCSACSGGKKVGNLYVGGKVTVNDVVVAKAGTYQIKVAYVSGDARSVLVSAGDGGATSHKLPSTGDWGTVNSVYVPVKLKAGTNTVVFDSGTGYAPDIDRIDVPKSL; this is encoded by the coding sequence ATGAGGTCATCCTCGTACTCCGTCATGCCCGCACGCGCCCTGAGAGCCGTGGTGGTCCTCGCCCTCACCGCCGGTGTCACCGCGGCCGTCCCCGCCGCTCAGGCCGAGACCACCACGCCCCCGGCCGCCACGGCCGGCACCGAAGTGGCCGCCAAGCCCTACATGGGCTGGACCAGCTGGACCATGCAGTCGTCGAAGTACCCGGGCCTCAACCCGAAGGGCGACTACAGCTACCTGTCCGAGGCCAACGTCATCAAGCAGACCGACGCCATGGCCGCCAAGCTGAAGAAGTACGGCTACGAGTACGTCAACATAGACGCCGGCTGGTGGATGGACTGGTCCTGGAAGTCGCAGTTCGACGAGTACGGCCGGCAGAAGGCCGACCCGGTGCGCTTCCCCAGCGGCATGAAGGCCGTCGCCGACCGCATCCACTCCAAGGGACTCAAGGCCGGCATCTACCTCCCGGTCGGCCTGGAGAAGGGGGCGTACAACGACGGCAAGAACCCGATCTGGAACGCCGAGGGCTGCACCACCGGCGACATCGTCTACGACGACCTGCGCACCACCAACGGCTGGGACAGCGCCTACAAGATCGACTTCTCGGATCCCTGCGCGCAGAAGTACATCGACTCCCAGGCGCAGATGTTCGCCGACTGGGGCTACGACTTCCTGAAGCTCGACGGCGTCGGCCCCGGCTCGTTCAAGAACGGCGACAACTACAACAACGTCGCCGACGTCGCCGCCTGGCAGAAGGCCATCAGGACCGCCGGCCGGCCGATCCACCTGGAACTGTCCTGGTCCCTGGATTACGGGCACGTCGCGGACTGGAAGAAGTACTCCAACGGCTGGCGCATCGACACCGACGTCGAGTGCTACTGCAACACCCTGGTCACCTGGGAGAACTCGGTCGACGACCGCTGGGACGACGCCCCCGCCTGGACCGACCACGCCGGCCCCGGCGGCTGGAACGACCTCGACTCCCTCAACGTCGGCAACGGCGAGATGGACGGCCTCACCAAGGCCGAACGGCAGAGCTACGCCACCCTCTGGGCCATCGCCAAGTCCCCGCTGTTCACCGGTGACGACATCACCAGGCTCGACTCCTACGGCCTGTCGCTGCTGACCAACCGCGAGGTCATCGCGATCAACCAGAGCAGCGCCCCGCCCGCCGAGCCCGTCACCGCCTCCGACCCGCAGCAGGTGTGGGCCGCGAAGAACCCCGACGGCACCTACACCGTGGCCCTGTTCAACCTCTCCGACGCACCCGCCTCGGTGACCGCGAACTGGCAGACCCTCGGCTTCAAGGGCAAGGCCGCCGTGCGCGACGTGTGGAACAAGGAAGGCCTCGGCACCTACACCGACAAGATCACCCAGGCCCTCCCGGCCCACGGCTCCCGCCTGTTCACGGTCACCCCGCGCGGCACCGACCTCGCCTGGACCGCGTACGAGGCCGAGGCCGGCTCCAACACCCTGAGCGGCAACGCCTCCGTGGCCGACTGCTCCGCCTGCTCCGGCGGCAAGAAGGTCGGCAACCTCTACGTCGGCGGCAAGGTCACCGTCAACGACGTGGTGGTGGCCAAGGCCGGCACCTACCAGATCAAGGTCGCCTACGTCAGCGGTGACGCCCGCTCGGTCCTCGTCTCCGCGGGCGACGGCGGCGCCACCTCGCACAAGCTGCCCTCCACCGGTGACTGGGGGACCGTCAACAGCGTCTACGTGCCGGTGAAGCTCAAGGCCGGGACCAACACCGTCGTCTTCGACAGCGGCACCGGCTACGCGCCGGACATCGACCGGATCGACGTACCGAAGTCCCTCTGA
- a CDS encoding serine hydrolase domain-containing protein, with amino-acid sequence MVSASVVRGTAVTAALMSLLAVPAHAAPLEPGTTRAGAPAPDVTGLWNDLRAAQRSGAPGAMARLEDRDTVHWAAVGVADRKTGRALSNSDRFRIGSITKVFSAVVLLQLAEEKKLTLDAPVDRYLPGLLPDKSITVRHVLSHRSGLYDYTNDMFARTVPGFEAVRKKVFTYRQLVNRSLAKPRTTKPGGAYSYSNTNFVVAGMLIEKLTGHPVATEYRDRIIEPLMLTDTFYVHPGTKIPGRYARGYLTPDTAGAALVDATEQTASWAQSAGAVISSTRDLNTFLSALLGGRLTSRTQLAQMQRWVPAGSTQAYGLGLRRRDLSCGVSVYGHTGAVQGYYSYAFASKDGKRSLAAVATASNNGTLHNTMLRTLESAFCGKPSKKARPAATPVERHDDIAPDNKLSFDE; translated from the coding sequence ATGGTCTCAGCATCGGTGGTCAGAGGTACGGCGGTGACGGCGGCCCTGATGTCGCTCCTGGCGGTCCCCGCGCATGCCGCGCCCCTGGAGCCCGGCACCACGAGGGCCGGCGCCCCGGCCCCGGACGTCACGGGTCTGTGGAACGACCTGCGCGCGGCGCAGCGCAGCGGCGCGCCGGGCGCGATGGCGCGTCTGGAGGACCGCGACACCGTCCACTGGGCGGCCGTCGGCGTCGCCGACCGGAAGACCGGAAGGGCTCTCAGCAACTCCGACCGGTTCCGCATCGGCAGCATCACCAAGGTCTTCTCGGCGGTCGTCCTGCTGCAACTGGCCGAGGAGAAGAAACTGACGCTCGACGCCCCGGTCGACCGCTATCTGCCGGGGCTGCTGCCCGACAAGAGCATCACGGTGCGCCATGTGCTCAGCCACCGCAGCGGCCTGTACGACTACACCAACGACATGTTCGCGCGGACGGTTCCCGGCTTCGAGGCGGTCCGCAAGAAGGTCTTCACCTACCGTCAGCTGGTCAACCGCTCCCTGGCCAAGCCGCGGACCACCAAGCCGGGCGGGGCGTACTCGTACTCCAACACCAACTTCGTCGTCGCGGGCATGCTCATCGAGAAGCTCACCGGGCACCCGGTGGCGACCGAGTACCGCGACCGGATCATCGAGCCGCTGATGCTGACCGACACCTTCTACGTGCACCCCGGCACGAAGATCCCCGGCCGGTACGCGCGCGGCTATCTCACCCCGGACACCGCGGGCGCCGCGCTCGTCGACGCCACCGAGCAGACGGCGTCCTGGGCGCAGAGCGCGGGCGCGGTCATCTCCAGCACCCGGGACCTCAACACCTTCCTGTCGGCGCTGCTCGGCGGCCGGCTGACCTCCAGGACCCAGCTGGCACAGATGCAGCGCTGGGTGCCGGCGGGCAGCACACAGGCGTACGGGCTGGGGCTGCGGCGGCGCGACCTGTCGTGCGGCGTCTCCGTCTACGGCCACACGGGTGCCGTACAGGGCTACTACTCCTACGCGTTCGCATCCAAGGACGGCAAGCGCAGCCTCGCCGCGGTCGCCACCGCCTCCAACAACGGCACGCTGCACAACACGATGCTGCGCACGCTGGAGTCCGCGTTCTGCGGCAAGCCGTCGAAGAAGGCGCGGCCCGCCGCCACGCCCGTCGAGCGGCACGACGACATCGCGCCGGACAACAAGCTGAGCTTCGACGAGTAG
- a CDS encoding glycosyl hydrolase family 95 catalytic domain-containing protein, protein MDTSPNEPSRRTVLSLATTAGLTAALGTLPAFTATAAPARPAEVPLPADAARQQLWWQAPGDEGSLIEQGLPVGNGRIGALASNDPGRELLLITDATMWTGGLNDTLDQDGQFPYGRSDFGSFTLLARLTVDIPDHDLGGVNGYRRTLDLAQGLVTSSYVRSGVTYRREMYASRPDDVIVLRFTQSGGGRYTGTITLTGTHGEHPTAAESFAATLPNGLRYGAAVKARGTGGKVTVDGTRIDFSGCKDLTVVVTAGTNYAPDADSGFRDPSLDPERLARTKVRAAVAESADALRRTHVADYRALYGRFGLSLGTSSAEQRELDTWERLHARSRDPEPDPELEAAYLQFGRYLMICGSRGSLPLGLQGLWLDGNDPDWMGDYHTDINIQMNYWMADRTGLFPCFDAFTDYCVAQLPSWNDLTRRLYNDPRNRYRNSSGKNAGWAVAFSTNPYGGSGWWWHPAGNAWLCTTLWEHYEYTGSREYLAKIYPLLKGACEFWEARLLTITLPGTSKEVLVDDSDWSPEHGPQDAKGITYAQEVVWTLFGNYCTAAAELRRDAGFADTIAALRRKLYLPQVSPSTGWLEEWMSPDNLGETTHRHLSPLINLFPGDRIRPDGSTPADLVDGATALLTARGMESFGWANAWRSLCWARLKNADKAYQLIVNNLRPSTDGSNGTAFNLFDIYEVERGRGIFQIDANFGTPAAMVEMLLYSRPGHVELLPALPDAWAASGFVEGVPVRGGFEVDLHWRDGRPTEARIRSVGGRTTTVAHGKDSRTVSLRPGASVTLKDFAR, encoded by the coding sequence ATGGACACCAGCCCGAACGAGCCGAGCAGAAGAACCGTCCTCTCCCTCGCCACCACCGCGGGCCTCACCGCCGCCCTCGGCACACTGCCCGCCTTCACCGCCACCGCCGCACCCGCCCGCCCCGCCGAAGTCCCGCTGCCCGCCGACGCCGCCCGCCAGCAGCTGTGGTGGCAGGCCCCCGGCGACGAGGGCTCCCTCATCGAACAGGGCCTGCCCGTCGGCAACGGCCGCATCGGCGCCCTCGCGAGCAACGACCCCGGCCGCGAACTCCTCCTGATCACCGACGCCACCATGTGGACCGGCGGCCTCAACGACACCCTCGACCAGGACGGCCAGTTCCCCTACGGCCGCTCCGACTTCGGCTCGTTCACCCTGCTGGCCAGGCTCACCGTCGACATCCCCGACCACGACCTCGGCGGCGTGAACGGCTACCGCCGCACCCTCGACCTCGCCCAGGGCCTGGTCACCAGCTCCTACGTCCGCTCCGGCGTCACCTACCGGCGCGAGATGTACGCCAGCCGACCCGACGACGTCATCGTCCTGCGCTTCACCCAGAGCGGCGGCGGCCGGTACACCGGCACCATCACCCTCACCGGCACCCACGGCGAACACCCCACCGCCGCCGAGTCCTTCGCCGCGACCCTCCCCAACGGCCTGCGCTACGGCGCCGCCGTCAAGGCGCGCGGCACCGGCGGGAAGGTCACCGTCGACGGCACCCGCATCGACTTCAGCGGCTGCAAGGACCTCACCGTCGTCGTCACCGCCGGAACCAACTACGCGCCCGACGCCGACTCCGGCTTCCGCGACCCCTCACTCGACCCCGAGCGACTCGCCCGCACGAAGGTCCGCGCCGCCGTCGCGGAGTCCGCCGATGCCCTGCGGCGTACCCATGTCGCCGACTACCGCGCCCTGTACGGACGATTCGGTCTCTCCCTCGGCACGTCCTCCGCCGAGCAGCGCGAACTCGACACCTGGGAGCGTCTGCACGCCCGCAGCCGCGACCCCGAGCCCGATCCCGAACTGGAGGCGGCCTACCTGCAGTTCGGCCGCTACCTGATGATCTGCGGCTCCCGCGGCAGCCTCCCGCTGGGCCTCCAGGGCCTGTGGCTGGACGGCAACGACCCGGACTGGATGGGCGACTACCACACCGACATCAACATCCAGATGAACTACTGGATGGCCGACCGCACGGGCCTGTTCCCGTGCTTCGACGCCTTCACCGACTACTGCGTCGCCCAGCTCCCGTCCTGGAACGACCTCACCCGCCGCCTGTACAACGACCCGCGCAACCGCTACCGCAACTCCAGCGGCAAGAACGCCGGCTGGGCCGTCGCCTTCTCCACCAACCCCTACGGCGGCAGCGGCTGGTGGTGGCACCCGGCGGGCAACGCCTGGCTGTGCACCACCCTGTGGGAGCACTACGAGTACACCGGATCGCGCGAGTACCTCGCGAAGATCTACCCCCTCCTCAAGGGCGCGTGCGAGTTCTGGGAGGCGCGGCTGCTCACCATCACCCTCCCCGGCACCTCGAAGGAGGTGCTCGTCGACGACAGCGACTGGTCCCCGGAACACGGCCCGCAGGACGCCAAGGGCATCACCTATGCTCAGGAAGTCGTGTGGACGCTGTTCGGGAACTACTGCACCGCGGCCGCCGAACTCCGGCGGGACGCAGGCTTCGCGGATACCATCGCCGCACTGCGCAGGAAGCTGTACCTGCCGCAGGTCAGCCCGTCCACCGGCTGGCTGGAGGAGTGGATGTCGCCGGACAACCTGGGTGAGACCACGCACCGCCACCTGTCCCCGCTGATCAACCTGTTCCCGGGCGACCGCATCCGCCCCGACGGCTCCACCCCGGCGGACCTCGTCGATGGCGCCACCGCGCTGCTCACCGCACGCGGCATGGAGAGCTTCGGCTGGGCCAACGCCTGGCGCAGCCTGTGCTGGGCCCGCCTCAAGAACGCCGACAAGGCCTACCAGCTCATCGTCAACAACCTCCGCCCCTCCACCGACGGCAGCAACGGCACCGCCTTCAACCTCTTCGACATCTACGAGGTGGAACGCGGCCGGGGCATCTTCCAGATCGACGCCAACTTCGGCACCCCCGCCGCCATGGTGGAGATGCTGCTGTACTCCCGGCCCGGACACGTCGAACTCCTCCCGGCCCTGCCCGACGCCTGGGCCGCATCGGGCTTCGTCGAGGGCGTCCCCGTGCGCGGCGGCTTCGAGGTCGACCTGCACTGGCGGGACGGCAGGCCGACCGAGGCGCGGATCCGCAGCGTCGGCGGCCGCACCACGACGGTCGCCCACGGCAAGGATTCCCGCACGGTCTCGCTGCGGCCCGGCGCGTCCGTCACCCTGAAGGACTTCGCCCGGTGA
- a CDS encoding SGNH/GDSL hydrolase family protein encodes MRSKLPLAAILLTLVACQAAPAEATGGPSGVVTWAASADRMGDGVAGRSYRLVVHTSVGGSGVRVRLSNAFGDRPITFDSAYAGLQKQGAELRPGTNRRLAFGGERTVTVPAGATVWSDPLPGKLPTASNLVVSLHSPDAAGPASGHWMAMQTSYATQGDRTAEDSGTPWTIPTGSWFYLDAVSVQAPKGTGAVVALGDSITDGWQSTSDLNRRWPDYLARRLQKTDTAVKGVANEGISGNKVLADGAGQSSLNRLERDVLSQPGVRTVFLFQGVNDIKAHTGVTADDLIEGYREIVDRAHAAGKCVVGATVGPFKGWHEWDQAGEAVRQEVNTFIRSSGEFDAVTDFDRILRSPYDQERMLPALDGGDHIHPNDKGMQAMADAVDLTALDCDPTG; translated from the coding sequence GTGAGATCCAAACTGCCCCTGGCCGCCATCCTGTTGACGCTCGTCGCCTGCCAGGCGGCGCCCGCCGAGGCGACCGGTGGCCCGAGCGGCGTCGTCACCTGGGCGGCCAGTGCGGACCGGATGGGCGACGGCGTCGCCGGCCGCAGCTACCGGCTCGTCGTGCACACCAGCGTCGGCGGCTCCGGCGTCCGGGTCCGGCTCTCCAACGCCTTCGGCGACCGGCCGATCACCTTCGACAGCGCCTACGCGGGCCTCCAGAAGCAGGGCGCCGAACTGCGGCCGGGCACCAACCGGCGTCTCGCCTTCGGCGGCGAGCGCACCGTCACCGTGCCGGCCGGCGCCACCGTGTGGAGCGACCCGCTGCCCGGGAAGCTGCCCACCGCGTCCAACCTCGTCGTCAGCCTCCACAGCCCCGACGCGGCCGGCCCGGCGAGCGGGCACTGGATGGCCATGCAGACGTCGTACGCCACCCAGGGCGACCGCACCGCCGAGGACAGCGGCACCCCCTGGACCATTCCGACCGGGTCCTGGTTCTACCTCGACGCCGTCTCCGTGCAGGCCCCCAAGGGCACCGGCGCCGTGGTCGCCCTCGGCGACTCCATCACCGACGGCTGGCAGTCCACCTCCGACCTGAACCGCCGCTGGCCCGACTACCTCGCCCGCCGGCTCCAGAAGACGGACACCGCGGTCAAGGGCGTCGCCAACGAGGGGATCTCCGGGAACAAGGTCCTCGCGGACGGCGCCGGGCAGAGCTCGCTGAACCGGCTGGAGCGGGACGTGCTGTCCCAGCCGGGCGTGCGGACCGTGTTCCTCTTCCAGGGCGTCAACGACATCAAGGCCCACACCGGCGTCACGGCCGACGACCTCATCGAGGGCTACCGCGAGATCGTCGACCGGGCGCACGCGGCCGGCAAGTGCGTCGTCGGCGCGACCGTCGGCCCCTTCAAGGGCTGGCACGAATGGGACCAGGCCGGCGAGGCCGTACGCCAGGAGGTCAACACCTTCATCCGCAGCAGCGGCGAGTTCGACGCCGTCACCGACTTCGACCGCATCCTGCGCAGCCCCTACGACCAGGAGAGGATGCTGCCGGCCCTCGACGGCGGCGACCACATACACCCCAACGACAAGGGCATGCAGGCGATGGCCGACGCCGTCGACCTGACCGCCCTCGACTGCGACCCCACCGGCTGA
- a CDS encoding ROK family transcriptional regulator — protein MSSIHRAETFPANTPAASQIFTTVLSHGPLTRLEVARRAGLSPAAVTKAVRPLIEAGYLVEDVDETARPALGRPANPVRVDGGRALFIGLKVTGDAVIGVLTDLCCRIRVARHAPLPDREPGSVLASVAELTGTLLAEAGDLGVPVLGLGIAVSGDVERGAGVVRYSPFLEWRDVPLAELAAATTGLPVTVDNDVRALTVAEQWFGAGVGLSDFAVVTVGAGIGCGLVVHGRVVAGAHGVAGEIGHVTVDPAGPPCHCGNRGCVEAIAGDAAIVRRIRESTGAEVADTAEAAALAHQGNAGAREAYARAGEAIGRGIATVANLLGPERVIISGEGLAAYDLFAEQIRDAFAAAAFGTAAQCDVQTRPLPFEEWARGAAATAIQSFIRADDQRQYR, from the coding sequence ATGTCCTCGATCCACCGCGCCGAGACGTTTCCGGCCAACACGCCGGCCGCCTCGCAGATCTTCACCACCGTCCTCAGCCATGGGCCCCTCACCCGTCTGGAGGTGGCCCGGCGGGCAGGACTGTCACCGGCCGCCGTCACCAAGGCGGTACGGCCCCTGATAGAGGCCGGCTACCTGGTGGAGGACGTGGACGAGACCGCCCGCCCCGCGCTCGGCCGCCCCGCCAACCCGGTACGGGTCGACGGGGGACGGGCCCTGTTCATCGGCCTGAAAGTGACCGGCGACGCGGTCATCGGCGTGCTCACCGACCTGTGCTGCCGCATCCGCGTCGCCCGCCACGCCCCGCTCCCCGACCGGGAGCCGGGGAGCGTGCTGGCCTCGGTCGCCGAACTCACGGGCACACTCCTCGCGGAGGCCGGCGACCTCGGCGTCCCCGTTCTCGGCCTCGGCATCGCCGTCTCCGGGGACGTGGAGCGCGGCGCCGGAGTCGTCCGGTACTCGCCGTTCCTGGAGTGGCGGGACGTGCCCCTCGCCGAACTCGCCGCCGCCACCACCGGGTTGCCGGTCACCGTCGACAACGACGTACGGGCCCTCACCGTCGCCGAGCAGTGGTTCGGAGCCGGAGTCGGACTGTCCGACTTCGCCGTGGTGACCGTCGGTGCCGGCATCGGCTGCGGCCTCGTGGTGCACGGCCGGGTCGTCGCCGGGGCGCACGGCGTGGCCGGGGAGATCGGGCATGTGACCGTCGACCCGGCCGGCCCGCCCTGCCACTGCGGCAACCGCGGCTGCGTGGAGGCGATCGCCGGGGACGCCGCGATCGTGCGGCGGATCCGGGAGAGCACCGGTGCCGAGGTCGCCGACACCGCCGAGGCCGCGGCGCTCGCCCATCAGGGGAACGCCGGAGCCCGTGAGGCCTACGCCCGCGCGGGCGAGGCGATCGGCCGGGGCATCGCCACCGTGGCCAACCTGCTCGGACCCGAGCGGGTGATCATCTCCGGCGAGGGCCTCGCCGCCTACGACCTGTTCGCCGAACAGATCCGCGACGCGTTCGCCGCGGCCGCGTTCGGAACCGCCGCCCAGTGCGACGTACAGACCCGCCCACTGCCCTTCGAGGAGTGGGCGCGCGGGGCCGCGGCCACCGCGATCCAGTCCTTCATCCGAGCCGACGACCAGCGCCAGTACCGCTGA
- a CDS encoding helix-turn-helix transcriptional regulator encodes MSQASFSTPLIGRDDEFARLSGVLERARDGDARAVLVAGDAGVGKTRVLDEVAGRATADGMIVLTGHCVDLGDVGLPYLPFTEVLGVLAGDERFAGVLDGHPVVGRLLGGGTDAVSDRLRLFEGIAGLLADLSEIAPVLLVLEDLHWADQSSRDLLRFLLSRGILQRTAGGAPGHRLAVFASYRADDLHRRHPLRPLLAELVRLPAVERLELRPMADAEVARLVRAVQEQPLPDTTVRRIVERAEGNAFYAEELVAATDTEAGGVPSGLADVLLIRFEQLSDTAQQVLRTAAVAGRRVEHDVLRGAVGIPEDELESALREAVGRQLLVPGAGDTYAFRHALAREAVYADLLPGERARLHGAFARLLTGRGRPKETAAERAHHYRASHDLAEALAASLEAASHAHRVGAPAEELRHLETALDLWSSVEPAARPSGEGNDRVTLTLRASAAAAHAGESHRAVSLTRSALAGVGQDTDAELAARVRYTLAGNLLGVDSLSAAYAYSSEALALIPAEPPSRTWVWAAATHVMAARQVGEDETALRIAHEALRTAEQLRVPDAQADLLISLAALEGGGRRTPLGRERLREARELARASGNAPVEMRALFNLAVGCFESGELQECLPWLAEGLDRARRAGLLSSPYPLEMRYLRLLVLYALGRWDECLSVASADAEVLPAAGGFTAGPALYVALARGDLRAVEQAGALLEGPFDWMGTLVAGIALTDAAALRGDAEEAVERMGTAVAALTDDVGRPPDVTVRLAALALSAVADRAAALRLTGDAEGAGRWADTATELVGQARTAAVRGEVGVPQGPEGMAWLARAEAEWTRAVSGPDAGAWAKAVAAFDYGDDYERARCRLRHAEALLVADDREAAGAEARAARETAVRLGATPLLERVDALIRRGRLAEAHADGSSPLTAREQDVLRLLAVGRSNRQIGEELYITGKTASVHVSNILAKLGAASRTEAVAIAYREGLITREETVG; translated from the coding sequence GTGTCGCAAGCCTCCTTCAGTACCCCGCTCATCGGCCGGGACGACGAATTCGCCCGGCTCTCCGGGGTGCTGGAACGTGCCCGGGACGGGGATGCCCGGGCCGTGCTGGTCGCCGGGGACGCCGGGGTCGGCAAGACCCGGGTGCTCGACGAGGTCGCGGGGCGGGCCACCGCCGACGGGATGATCGTGCTGACCGGGCACTGTGTCGACCTGGGCGATGTCGGACTGCCGTATCTGCCGTTCACCGAGGTCCTCGGGGTGCTCGCGGGTGACGAGCGGTTCGCGGGTGTCCTCGACGGGCATCCGGTCGTGGGCCGGTTGCTGGGCGGTGGCACGGACGCGGTGAGCGACCGGCTGCGGCTGTTCGAGGGCATCGCCGGGCTGCTGGCCGACCTGTCGGAGATCGCGCCGGTGCTGCTCGTCCTGGAGGACCTGCACTGGGCCGACCAGTCGTCGCGGGACCTGCTGCGGTTCCTGCTGAGCCGGGGCATCCTCCAGCGGACGGCCGGTGGGGCGCCCGGGCACCGGCTGGCCGTGTTCGCGTCCTACCGCGCGGACGACCTGCATCGACGCCATCCGCTGCGGCCGCTGCTCGCCGAGCTGGTACGGCTCCCCGCGGTCGAGCGTCTCGAGCTGCGGCCCATGGCCGACGCCGAGGTGGCCCGGCTGGTGCGGGCCGTGCAGGAACAGCCGCTCCCCGACACGACCGTGCGGCGGATCGTGGAGCGGGCGGAGGGCAACGCCTTCTACGCGGAGGAGCTGGTCGCGGCCACGGACACGGAGGCGGGCGGGGTGCCCAGCGGGCTGGCCGACGTCCTCCTGATCCGGTTCGAGCAGCTCTCCGACACCGCGCAGCAGGTGCTGCGTACGGCCGCGGTCGCCGGGCGGCGGGTGGAGCACGACGTGCTGCGGGGTGCCGTGGGGATCCCGGAGGACGAACTGGAGTCCGCGCTGCGCGAGGCCGTGGGACGGCAGTTGCTGGTGCCGGGCGCGGGAGACACGTACGCGTTCCGGCACGCGCTGGCCCGCGAGGCGGTGTACGCCGATCTGCTGCCCGGTGAACGGGCCCGCCTGCACGGCGCGTTCGCCCGGCTGCTCACGGGGCGCGGCCGGCCGAAGGAGACGGCGGCCGAGCGCGCCCACCACTACCGGGCGAGCCACGACCTGGCCGAGGCCCTCGCCGCCTCGCTGGAGGCCGCCTCGCACGCGCACCGGGTCGGCGCGCCGGCCGAGGAGCTGCGGCATCTGGAGACCGCCCTCGACCTGTGGTCGTCGGTGGAGCCGGCGGCGCGGCCCTCGGGCGAGGGCAACGACCGGGTGACCCTCACGCTGCGCGCCTCGGCCGCGGCCGCGCACGCCGGTGAGTCGCACCGGGCGGTCTCCCTGACCCGTTCCGCGCTCGCGGGCGTCGGCCAGGACACCGACGCCGAACTCGCCGCCCGGGTCCGCTACACCCTCGCCGGCAATCTGCTCGGCGTGGACAGCCTCTCGGCGGCCTACGCCTACAGCAGTGAGGCGCTCGCCCTGATCCCGGCGGAGCCCCCGTCGCGGACGTGGGTGTGGGCGGCGGCCACGCATGTCATGGCCGCACGTCAGGTCGGTGAGGACGAGACCGCGCTGCGGATCGCCCACGAGGCCCTGCGCACCGCCGAGCAGCTGCGGGTGCCGGACGCCCAGGCGGACCTGCTGATCTCGCTGGCCGCGCTGGAGGGCGGCGGCCGGCGCACCCCGCTGGGGCGGGAACGGCTGCGGGAGGCGCGGGAGTTGGCGAGGGCGTCCGGGAACGCGCCGGTGGAGATGCGGGCCCTGTTCAACCTCGCCGTCGGCTGCTTCGAGTCCGGTGAGCTTCAGGAGTGCCTGCCATGGCTGGCCGAGGGTCTGGACCGGGCCCGGCGTGCGGGGTTGCTCTCGTCGCCGTATCCGCTGGAGATGCGGTATCTGCGGCTGCTGGTGCTGTACGCGCTGGGCCGCTGGGACGAGTGCCTGAGCGTGGCGTCGGCCGACGCCGAGGTGCTGCCCGCGGCGGGCGGCTTCACGGCCGGTCCGGCGCTGTACGTCGCCCTGGCGCGCGGCGATCTCCGCGCCGTCGAGCAGGCCGGTGCCCTGCTGGAGGGGCCGTTCGACTGGATGGGCACGCTCGTCGCGGGCATCGCGCTGACCGACGCCGCCGCGCTGCGCGGTGACGCGGAGGAGGCGGTGGAGCGGATGGGGACCGCCGTCGCGGCCCTCACCGACGACGTGGGCAGGCCGCCCGACGTCACGGTCCGGCTGGCCGCCCTCGCCCTGTCCGCGGTCGCCGACCGGGCCGCCGCGCTGCGCCTGACGGGTGACGCGGAGGGTGCCGGGCGCTGGGCGGACACGGCGACGGAACTGGTCGGGCAGGCGCGGACGGCGGCCGTACGCGGCGAGGTCGGCGTGCCGCAGGGCCCGGAGGGCATGGCGTGGCTGGCCCGTGCGGAGGCGGAGTGGACTCGGGCCGTGAGCGGGCCGGACGCGGGGGCGTGGGCGAAGGCGGTGGCCGCGTTCGACTACGGCGACGACTACGAGCGGGCCAGGTGCAGGCTGCGCCACGCCGAGGCGCTGCTGGTGGCGGACGACCGTGAGGCCGCGGGTGCCGAGGCCCGGGCCGCCCGGGAGACGGCTGTCCGGCTCGGTGCGACACCGCTGCTGGAGCGGGTGGACGCGCTGATCCGCCGCGGTCGTCTGGCGGAGGCCCACGCCGACGGTTCCTCGCCGCTCACGGCCCGCGAGCAGGACGTCCTGCGGCTCCTCGCCGTCGGCCGCAGCAACCGGCAGATCGGCGAGGAGCTGTACATCACCGGCAAGACGGCGAGCGTCCATGTCTCCAACATCCTCGCCAAGCTGGGCGCCGCGAGCCGTACGGAGGCGGTGGCGATCGCCTATCGCGAGGGTCTGATCACCCGTGAGGAGACGGTGGGCTGA